Proteins encoded in a region of the Methylobacterium radiotolerans JCM 2831 genome:
- a CDS encoding acyl-CoA dehydrogenase family protein, which produces MDFTLSPSQTHWLTRVRAFIEDAILPAAAAVAAERAESREPSPTMERLKEKARAEGLWNLFLPPSPEHDTDAYRGAGLTNLDYALCAEEMGRVGIASEVFNCAAPDTGNMEVLHRYGTAAQKDRWLKPLMAGEIRSAFLMTEPEVASSDATNIATAIRRDGDHYVVDGRKWWSTGVGDPRCRIAILMGKTDPEAPRHRQQSQILVPMDTPGVRVERLLPVFGYEDAPKGHGEVVLENVRVPAGNLILGEGRGFEIAQGRLGPGRIHHCMRTVGAAEVALEAMARRLVSRVAFGKRISEQSVWEQRVAEARIDIEMTRLLCLKAADMMDKVGNKGAKLEIAMIKVAAPRVALKVIDDAIQAHGGAGVSEDFGLAKMYAHIRTLRLADGPDEVHNRSIARLEFGRYTNAREGA; this is translated from the coding sequence GTGGATTTCACCCTCTCCCCCTCCCAGACCCACTGGCTGACCCGCGTCCGCGCCTTCATCGAAGACGCGATCCTGCCGGCCGCCGCCGCGGTGGCGGCCGAGCGCGCGGAGAGCCGCGAACCCTCGCCCACCATGGAGCGGCTGAAGGAGAAGGCCCGGGCTGAGGGCCTGTGGAACCTGTTCCTGCCGCCCTCCCCCGAGCACGACACCGACGCCTATCGCGGCGCCGGCCTGACCAACCTCGACTACGCGCTGTGCGCCGAAGAGATGGGCCGGGTCGGGATCGCCTCGGAGGTGTTCAACTGCGCGGCGCCCGACACCGGCAACATGGAGGTGCTGCACCGCTACGGCACCGCGGCCCAGAAAGACCGGTGGCTCAAGCCCCTGATGGCCGGCGAGATCCGCTCGGCCTTCCTGATGACCGAGCCGGAGGTCGCCTCCTCGGACGCCACCAACATCGCGACGGCGATCCGCCGCGACGGCGACCACTACGTCGTCGACGGCCGCAAGTGGTGGTCGACCGGCGTCGGCGACCCGCGCTGCAGGATCGCGATCCTGATGGGCAAGACCGACCCGGAGGCCCCCCGCCACCGGCAGCAATCGCAGATCCTCGTGCCCATGGACACGCCGGGCGTGCGCGTCGAGCGCCTGCTCCCGGTTTTCGGCTACGAGGACGCCCCCAAGGGCCACGGCGAGGTGGTGCTGGAGAATGTCCGCGTCCCGGCCGGGAACCTCATCCTCGGCGAGGGGCGCGGCTTCGAGATCGCGCAAGGCAGGCTCGGGCCGGGCCGCATCCACCACTGCATGCGCACCGTCGGGGCCGCCGAGGTGGCGCTGGAGGCCATGGCGCGGCGGCTCGTGTCCCGGGTCGCCTTCGGCAAGCGGATCAGCGAGCAGTCGGTCTGGGAGCAGCGGGTCGCCGAGGCGCGGATCGACATCGAGATGACCCGCCTCCTCTGCCTGAAGGCCGCCGACATGATGGACAAGGTCGGCAACAAGGGCGCCAAGCTCGAGATCGCCATGATCAAGGTCGCGGCGCCGCGGGTGGCGCTGAAGGTGATCGACGACGCCATCCAGGCCCATGGCGGGGCCGGCGTCTCGGAGGATTTCGGTCTCGCCAAAATGTACGCCCATATCCGCACCCTGCGGCTCGCCGACGGGCCCGACGAGGTCCACAATCGCTCGATCGCCCGGCTGGAATTCGGGCGCTACACCAATGCCCGGGAGGGGGCATGA
- a CDS encoding SDR family NAD(P)-dependent oxidoreductase, producing MDLAGRVVAVTGAARGIGRALAEAARARGATVVALDRDGAGAEAVAAGLGGRAFALDVGDAVAVSAILARIEAEIGPVALYCSNAGLLERDPDPDLATSADPESWARAFAVNVMGHVHAARVLVPLWRARGGGAFLGTVSAAGLLSQIGSATYGSTKHAALAFLEHIAIAHAEDGIRVAALCPQGVDTAMLGEASAASRDGVLTPEVVAEAALDGLASGRFLILPHPQVADYARRRAEDPERWLAGMARLRRSMRAGA from the coding sequence ATGGACCTCGCTGGCCGCGTCGTCGCCGTCACGGGGGCCGCCCGGGGCATCGGCCGGGCGCTCGCGGAAGCCGCACGGGCGCGGGGCGCGACGGTCGTGGCCCTCGACCGGGACGGGGCCGGGGCGGAGGCGGTGGCGGCGGGACTCGGCGGCCGGGCCTTCGCCCTCGACGTGGGCGATGCGGTGGCGGTCTCCGCCATCCTGGCGCGCATCGAGGCCGAGATCGGCCCGGTCGCGCTGTACTGTTCCAACGCCGGCCTCCTGGAGCGCGACCCCGATCCGGATCTGGCCACCTCCGCCGACCCGGAGAGCTGGGCGCGTGCCTTCGCGGTGAACGTGATGGGCCACGTCCACGCGGCGCGGGTGCTGGTCCCGCTCTGGCGCGCCCGGGGCGGCGGCGCGTTCCTCGGCACGGTCTCGGCGGCGGGGCTGCTCAGCCAGATCGGCAGCGCCACCTACGGTTCCACCAAGCACGCGGCGCTCGCCTTCCTGGAGCATATCGCCATCGCCCATGCCGAGGACGGGATCCGGGTCGCCGCCCTGTGCCCGCAGGGCGTCGACACCGCCATGCTGGGGGAAGCCAGCGCCGCGTCGCGCGACGGCGTGCTGACGCCGGAGGTCGTCGCCGAGGCGGCCCTGGACGGGCTGGCGTCGGGGCGCTTCCTGATCCTGCCGCACCCGCAGGTGGCGGATTACGCCCGCCGCCGGGCCGAGGACCCCGAGCGCTGGCTCGCCGGCATGGCGCGCCTGCGCCGGTCGATGCGGGCGGGAGCGTGA
- a CDS encoding phosphotransferase family protein yields the protein MSDAEIFSGVKPVEPRHRIDEAKLAAWMDAHVRGFAGPLTVQQFRGGQSNPTYRLDTPGQAYVLRRKPFGALLPSAHAVDREFRVIGALYGEGFPVPRPFALCEDPEVIGAAFYVMEAVDGAVHWDGALPGLDPHARHRHYAAMIATLARLHAIDPEAAGLSDYGRPGNHFARQVDRWTRQYRAAEDGRLEDVERLIAWLPRTVPEQQGACVVHGDYRLDNLIFSPDGGVSAVLDWELSTLGDPLADFSYLLMQWALPADGRSGLGGLDLQALGIPTRDEAVALYCRASDRRDLPDLDWYFAYNLFRLVGILQGVAARAKAGNAASEHAAAMAARVPKLAAAAWGFAERAGA from the coding sequence ATGAGCGACGCCGAAATCTTCTCCGGCGTGAAGCCGGTCGAGCCGCGCCACCGGATCGACGAGGCGAAGCTCGCCGCCTGGATGGACGCGCACGTCCGGGGCTTCGCCGGCCCGCTCACCGTGCAGCAGTTCCGCGGCGGCCAGTCGAACCCGACCTACCGGCTCGACACGCCGGGCCAGGCCTACGTGCTGCGCCGAAAGCCGTTCGGCGCGCTCCTGCCCTCCGCGCACGCGGTGGACCGCGAGTTCCGGGTGATCGGTGCCCTCTACGGCGAGGGGTTTCCGGTGCCGCGGCCCTTCGCGCTGTGCGAGGACCCGGAGGTCATCGGCGCGGCCTTCTACGTGATGGAGGCGGTGGACGGCGCCGTGCACTGGGACGGCGCCCTGCCGGGCCTCGACCCCCATGCCCGCCACCGGCACTACGCCGCGATGATCGCGACGCTGGCGCGCCTCCACGCCATCGACCCGGAGGCGGCGGGGCTGTCCGATTACGGCCGGCCCGGCAATCACTTCGCCCGGCAGGTCGACCGCTGGACCCGCCAATACCGCGCCGCCGAGGACGGGCGGCTGGAGGACGTGGAGCGGCTGATCGCGTGGCTGCCCCGCACCGTGCCGGAGCAGCAGGGCGCCTGCGTGGTCCACGGCGATTACCGCCTCGACAACCTGATTTTTTCGCCAGATGGCGGTGTCAGCGCCGTGCTCGACTGGGAATTGTCGACGCTGGGCGATCCGCTCGCCGATTTCAGCTACCTGCTGATGCAGTGGGCATTGCCGGCGGACGGGCGCAGCGGGCTGGGCGGGCTCGACCTCCAGGCGCTCGGCATCCCCACGCGGGACGAGGCGGTGGCGCTCTACTGCCGGGCGTCGGATCGCAGAGACCTGCCCGATCTCGACTGGTACTTCGCCTACAACTTGTTCCGCTTGGTCGGCATCCTCCAGGGCGTGGCGGCCCGCGCCAAGGCCGGCAACGCCGCGAGCGAGCACGCCGCCGCGATGGCGGCGCGGGTGCCGAAACTCGCCGCTGCGGCCTGGGGCTTCGCCGAGCGGGCGGGGGCGTGA